The following nucleotide sequence is from Lacinutrix sp. Hel_I_90.
AATGGTAGAGATTGCTTTAGCAACTTTGTAGGAAGATATTTTCCTTGATTTGTATGACTAATATCATTTTATAATGGAGTGATTCAGGATACTTTTATTCTCATAAATCAAAACCTTTTATTATTATGAGAAAACAAGTCATTTTATTTATGGTGTTGCTTTTTATTCCGCTAATAAATGCAGCCCAAAATACAGAACAATTAGATTTTATTTCACCTTTTAGTGATGGTGTGGCTGCTATAAAAAAAGGAAACCAATGGGCCTTTATAGATACTGATGGTGAACTCATTTTGGACTTTAGAACAGATCTCGTGCTTACTGAAACAGGGAGGACTAGCTACCCAATATTTAATAGTAATAGGTGCTTGATTATTAAAAACAAAGCGGGTATTCCGTATTACGGCTATATTGATAAAACCGGTAAAACGGTTATTGAACCTCAATTTTTAAATGCAAGGCCTTTTAATGAAAATAAAGCTATTGCATTAGAATTAGTAAAAGAAGACTTGGGTAAAAATGAAATACTTAACAAAGAAGTCTATCAGTATAAATATTTTGAAGTTGTCATAGATTCAGATGGTAAAATTAAAACTTACCTAACAGGTCCTGTTTATATAGGCTTGTCGGCATCAAACCTTAGAAAACCTCCTGTAATTTCTTCAACATTCATTTCAGAAAATTTAATTGCGACAAGAAGTAAAGACAAGAAATGGAAAATTAAAATGCTAAATAAATAAGATCATATATTAAAAAGAGTAGGGCATACGCTAAAACACTATGAAAAATACTACATTAAAACTAATTACAAAACAAGACGCGGTTTCTTATGTTAACTCGGGAAATAGAGTTTTTATTCAAGGTGCTGCAATGACACCAAATACTTTAATTGATGCCTTGTGCGAGCGTTATAGTGAACTGGACAATGTGGAAATTATTCAATTGCATACCGAAGGCACTGCCTTATATACAGAATATCCTTATAATAAAGCTTTTAAAGTTAATAGTTGTTTTGTAGGAGCTAATGTTAGGGGAGCAGTGAATTCCATTAATGGCGATTACATTCCCATATTTTTAAGTGAAGTTCATTTGCTTTTTAAAAGACAAATACTACCTATCGATGTGGCATTCATTCAAGTGTCTCCACCAGACCAACATGGGTTTTGTTCCTTGGGGACCTCTGTAGATGTTACCTTATCTGCTCTAGAAGCTGCTAAAATTGTAATTGCTCAAATTAATCCACAAGTACCAAGAACCCACGGAGATGGTATTATTCATAGGCGTAATATTGATTATGCTATTGAAGTAAATACACCTTTACATTTTACAACCCCGGGAATTTTATCCACTATTGAAGAAGCTATTGGGCAACAGGTGGCTTCATTAGTAGACGATGGTGCGACGCTACAAATGGGTATTGGAAACATACCAAACGCTGTATTGGCTAATTTGAATCATCACAAACGTTTAGGCATTCATACTGAAATGTTTTCTGATGGTATTTTACCTTTAATCGAAAACGGTAGTATTACAGGAGAAGATAAAAAAGTAAAACAAGGGAAAATTGTGACTTGCTTTGCTATGGGCTCTCAGAAATTATATGATTTTGTAAACGATAATCCTATGGTACATTTTAAGGAAGCCTCTTATACTAATGATACCAAGTTAATTAGAAAAAACCCAAAAGTAACTGCTATTAATAGTGCGATAGAAATTGATTTAACTGGGCAGGTTTGTGCCGATACTATTGGGAAGTACCAGTATTCTGGAGTAGGCGGTCAAATGGATTTTATACGCGGCGCCTCGCTTTCCGAAGGGGGGAAAGCCATTATTGCGCTGCCTTCTATAACAGCAAAAGGCTTCACTAAAATAGTGCCTTTTTTAAAAGAAGGAGCAGGGGTAACCACGACTAGAGCTCATGTTCATTACGTTGTAACCGAAAATGGCATTGTAGACCTCTTTGGAAAAAACTTAAAACAGCGGGCCAAGGCGCTAATAGAAATTGCCCATCCTGATTATCAAGAAACCTTAGAAAAAGAAGCGTTTAAACGCTTTGAGAATTTGGTTTAAAACGAATTGTAATAAAAAAATGAAAGGAAACTTAAACATAGGTCGTGTTCTAGGAATTAAAATTAAAATTCATTGGACTTTTTTATTTTTGTTATTGTGGATTGCTTTAGAGCAAATTCGAAGCCAAGCATCAGATGAAGGGGTATTATTTAATTTAGCTTTCGTAGGTATTGTTTTCTTTTGTGTGGTATTGCATGAGTTGGGTCACGCTAGTGTTGCTAAGCGTTTTGGGGTGCAAACTAAAAAAATAACATTATATCCCATTGGAGGCGTAGCAAGTTTAGAGCGCATTCCGGAAGATCCAAAACAAGAATTTTTAATCGCTATTGCAGGCCCATTAGTGAATTTAATACTTGCAATCCTGCTTTATTTTGCTATTCCAATAAGCAGTTATACGAGTCAAAGCTTTGGTGAACTATTGATATCGCTTAATACTTTTACCTTTCAAAATTTACTACTCTACACTTTTGTCGCTAACATAAGTTTGTTTGTGTTTAATCTCATACCTGCATTTCCAATGGATGGTGGCCGCATATTTAGGGCTTTATTAGCCATGTTTATGGATCGTGTTAAAGCCACGCGAGTGGCTGTTGTAGTGGGGCAATTTATAGCGGTATTACTCTTACTTATAGGCTTGCTTTATAATCCTGTGTTAATTTTTATTGCGCTGTTTATTTTTATTAGTGCCTATGGTGAAAATAAATTCGTTAAGCACAATGCGCTGCTCAAAGATCATATGGTTAAAGAAGCGATGCTTACAGCTATTACAACGTTTACCCCTAAGGATACAATTAAAGACGTTATTGACGTGTTATTAACAGGAAGTGAAACTAATTTTGTGATTGTCAATAACGATAATTCGGTTGCTGGAATATTATATAGAGACGATGTTATAAAACACTCAAAAAATAGATCAAAAAGCATTGATGAAGTGATGACAAAAACACATCACCCCATTCTTGTTAATAGCAATTTAAAAGAGGCTTATGCTAGACTGGTTAAAGATAAGAAGCCCTTTTTTGCCGTAACAGATAAAAATAAATTAGTGGGTGCTATTGATTTTTCCAACATCAGTGAATTTATCATGCTTGAGTCTCAATTGCATTATTAAAATAAGATCTGCTTTATGAGAGTTTCACTTTTATCTTTCGTTTTCCTATTAGCAATAGCTTGTTCTAAAAAACAGGATAGACTGCTACCGGAGTTAAGAGAAGTTACAGCGTCTGTTTATTCTTCTGTGACTATTCAACCCGATAGTATGTATAGCGTCTATGCTAGCGTGGGAGGCATTTTAGATAAGCATTTTGTAGCGGAAGGCGACCTCGTTACAAAGGGAGATCCTTTAATGCAAATTATTAATAGTACACCAGAACTGAATACTCAAAATGCTAGATTAACTTTAGAATTAGCGAAAGAGAACTATTCTGGCAGTGCAACTCTTTTAGAAAGCATACAAGATGAAATTACTGCGGCCCAGCTTAAGCTTAAAAATGATTCCATCAATTTTTTCAGACAGAAAAATCTTTGGGAGCAAAACATAGGATCAAAAGTGGAATATGACAACAAATTACTAAACTATAAGTTGTCTCAAAATAATTTAAAGCTATTAAGAAGTAGATACAACAGTACAGCACTGGAATTACAAACCACCGTAAAACGAGCGAGTAATAACTATCAAACGGCATTGATAAACACAAAAGATTTTACTGTGAAAAGTAAAATTAAAGGTAAAGTTTATGCCTTGTATAATGAGCCAGGTGAGAGTGTATCCACCATGCAGCCTTTAGCTTTAATAGGCAGTGAAACCCATTTTGTTTTAGAGCTTTTAGTGGATGAGGTTGATATTGTAAAAATCAGCGAAAATCAAAAGGTTATCATAACTTTAGATGCGTATATGGGAGACGTTTTTACAGGGGCCATCTCAAAAATCTACCTTAAAAAAGATGAGCGAAATCAAACTTTTAAAGTAGAAGCATTATTCGATGTGCCTCCTAAAATAGTCTATCCTGGATTGTCTGGAGAGGCTAATATTATTGTTTCAAAAAAGGAAAACGTACTAACCATTCCAAAAAGTTATTTGATAAATTCAGATAAAGTAAAAACCGAAAACGGTTTAGTAACCATAACTAAAGGCTTGGAAAATTTAGAATATGTTGAAGTTATAAGCGGGATTACAGAAGACACATACATTTATAAACCAGAATAATGGTCAACTGGAAAATTATTTTGAACATTGCTAAAACGCATTTGCTGACAAAGTTTAAGCAAACGGCGATTGCTGCTTTAGGGGTTACTTTTGGTATTGGTGCTTACATTACTTTAGTCAGTTTTATGACCGGTTTAAATGCGATGTTAGACAACTTAATTTTAAATCAAACCCCTCATATTCATATTTACAATGAAATAGAACCTTCAAAAAAGCAACCCGTTGCTGTGTACGATGCTTTTAAAAACAGCTTTAATGTTGTACATTCTATCAAACCAAAACAAAGTCAGAAAAAAATACATAATGCCTTACCCATCATACATTTATTGAATAAGAATCCGGATGTAAAAGGCGCCATTCCACAAATTAAAACACAAATTTTTTATATAGCAGGCTCTATAGAATTAGGTGGTAATTTAACAGGGATTATCCCTATAGAAGAAGCGAAATTATTCAATTTTAAAGATTATATCGTAGAAGGTTCTGCAGAGAAACTTCAAAATACAGACAATGGTATTCTATTAGGTGCAGGTGTCGCTAAAAAAATGTCTTTATCTCTTGGAGACCGGGTACAAATAAGCACGATAAAGGGCGATGTGTTTCCATTAAAAATTGTTGGTATTTACCAAAGCGGTGTTGCAGATTTGGATGCTGTTCAAAGTTTTGTAAACTTAAAAACAGTGCAACGTATTTTAGGCGAAGCAGAAAATTATATAACAGATATTAATGTCAAACTTTATACTATTGATAAGGCATTACCATTAGCTCAAACAATAGAAAAACAATTTAATTTAACAGCCATAGATATTAATTCGGCAAATGCACAATTTGAAACGGGCACAACCATTAGAAATCTCATTACTTACGCTGTTTCTATCACCTTGTTAATCGTTGCTGGTTTTGGTATTTACAATATTTTAAACATGCTTATTTATGAAAAAATGAATGATATTGCTATTTTAAAAGCTATTGGTTTTTCTGGAAAAGATGTGCAATATATCTTCATGAGTCAAGCTATAATTATAGGGCTAGTTGGGGGCCTTTTAGGACTGCTCATTGGTTTTGTATTTACCAATATAATCAACACCATCCCATTTAAAACGGAAGCATTACCCACTGTAAAAACGTATCCTATAAATTTTAGTGGTTGGTTTTATATTATAGGAATTGTTTTTGCCATGGTTTCTACTTTTTTTGCTGGGTATTTACCTTCTAGGAAAGCTAAAAATATAGATCCTGTTAAAATAATTAGAGGTCAGTAAGATGAATACCGTATTAGAAGCCAAAAACATAAACAAATACTTTAGAAAGCCCGTGCTTTTTCATGTTTTAAAAGACATTAATTTTAAGATTGATTAGGGTGAGTTCGTTTCAATTATGGGGAAATCGGGCTGTGGCAAATCAACACTTCTATATATTTTATCTACTATGGATACAGAGTATGAAGGGGAGTTGTTTCTCAATAATGCTTTAATTACGGGGCAGACTAGGAATCAATTATCATACATACGAAATAAGCATATCGGTTTTGTGTTTCAGTTTCATTATTTACTTTCTGAATTCTCTGTATTAGAAAACGTCATGTTGCCTGCTAAAAAGTTAGCCGAAAAATCTTTAGAAGAAATCGAGCAGGATGCCTTTCAAAAATTAAAAATATTAAACATCGCACATTTAGCACATAAACGCGCGTCTCAAATATCAGGAGGAGAAAAGCAACGTGTGGCTATTGCCAGAGCCTTAATAAATAGTCCTTCTATTATCATGGGCGATGAACCCACAGGAAATTTGGATAGTAATAATTCAGACAATGTGTTTAATATTTTTAAAAAGTTAAGTGTAGAACAGAACTTAGCCTTGCTCATTGTTACACATGACGAGGATTTTGCAAAGCGCACAGATAGAATCATAACGATGGAAGATGGTCGTGTACTTCGCTAAAATGGTTCTTGTTTCAACTGATATTTATCATTTTACCAATCAAAGTAAGCGCCTACTTTTAATAAAAATATAAAGATTATGAAAAAAAATATGGGAAAGGCAGATAGAGTTATTCGTTTTATAGTCGCTGCTATCGTTATTGTTTTGTTTGCAACACAAGTTATTTCTGGAGCCTTAGGTATCGTATTATTAGTCTTTTCGGGCATATTCTTGCTAACCAGTTTTGTTAGTTTTTGTCCGCTGTATGTGCCATTTGGTATTCGTACCTGCTCAGAAAAAGAAGGCTAATTGGCGTCGAGTTTTCTTGTCGTTTATTGAAGATTCTCATTATTTTTTAATACATTAATGTAGCGAAAGTTATGCTGATTTAAATACCTAGGCCCAGTATTTATTAGTGCCCTAGCTCATGCGATTAAAAGGGGTGTTTGTACTAATTAGAAAGACATTTAGTAATGAAGACATGATAAATCAACCTTTAATTAAGAAATACAATGAAAAATTTACAAGAAACCCTTATTGAAATCACCAGACTAACGACTCGTATAGAAACGAATTACCCTGAGTTATACCTTTATTTAGATGAAACGCCAATGACGATCCCAGCAAATAATCATCCAGATATTGGTATTAACGCTATGAAAGATTATTTAGAGACTTTAAAACAGCTATTAAAACATCATATAGAAACCTATAAAAATAAAGCATGATTTAGTTATGGGAGAGATTGCTACTTCAAATAGACAAATAACACTATACTATAATTCTAATTCTGTGCGTGCTAAGCAAACCTTGGCATATGCTCAAGCCGAAGGCATTCCTATCTTACCTATAGATATTTTGAAACAAAAACTCACTGGAACACAAATTACAGAGTTGGCCGAGCGTCTTAAAATTAAAATTGAAGATTTTGTAAATCAAGAGCACCCAAGTTATAATAGTAAATTTGAACAACACCAGTTGTCTAGTGATGATTGGATAAAAATGATACAACAGAATCCAGACATAATGAAGCAACCTATCGCTTTAAGAGGCGATAAGACTATTCTTATAGAGACACCTACAGATATTATAAAAATATAAGATTAGGATTCAATAACAAACAATACAATGGCATTTATAGATTATTACAAGGTTTTAGGCATACCAAAAAATGCGACGGATAAGGATATAAAAAAAGCATATCGAAAATTGGCGCGTAAATACCATCCCGATTTAAACCCAAATGACAAGGAAGCAGAAAAGCAATTTAAAGCTATAAATGAAGCCAATGAAGTATTAAGCAATCCTGAGAATCGTAATAAGTATGATGCCTATGGTGAGCATTGGAAAAACTCTGAAGCCTACGAACAGGCAAAGCAACAACAGGAATATCAAAGACGCGCACAAACAGCATCTGGAGGTGGTTTTGAGCAAGATTTTTCAGATATTTTTGGCAGTATGTTCGGTGGTGGTTCATCGAGAAGTTCGAATGTAAAATACAGAGGACACGACTTAAATGCCGAATTGCAATTAGATTTAAAAGATGTTTATACGTCTCATAAACGCACCCTTACAGTAAATGATAAAAATATTCGTATAACCATACCTGCTGGAGTAGAAAATGGCCAGATAATAAAAATAGCAGGTCATGGTGGCAAAGGTTTTAATGGAGGACCCAATGGCGATTTATTTATTCAGTTCTCAATTGTTAATCATTCAAAATTTAAACGCGATAAAGACAACCTTTACACAACAGTAGATTTAGATTTATATACTGCATTATTAGGTGGTTCTATTATGGTAGACACTTTTACAGGAAAAGTTAAACTAACCATTAAACCAGAAACCCAGAATGGAAGTAAAGTTAAGCTAAAAGGAAAAGGCTTTCCAAAATATAAAAAAGAAGGGCAATTTGGTGATTTATATATCACTTATGATATAAATATTCCAACCAAATTATCTTCAAAAGAAAAAGAACTCATTGAAGAATTGCAAAAACTAAGGTAATGGAAACAGACGATTTAATATCAATACAGCAATTTTGTTTACATCATAATGTGCCAAATACATTTATTGATAGTCTACACAATTATGAACTTATAGAAATAGTAGTCACTAATAACGAACGCTACATTAAAATCAAACAAATTAATGATTTAGAAAGAATGATGCGTTTGCACTTTGAACTCGATTTAAATTTCGAGGGCTTAGATGTTGTTGATAATCTTCTCAAACAAGTAGTCACATTACAGCATCAAATTAAAGATTTAAAAAATAGATTGCGTTTGTATGAGGACGAGTAAATTAACTTAGCAATGGAGACGATAAAACAATGGCTTTATGAAAACCCCACGTTCTACAGTGTTATAAAATATCTATTAATTGTAGCACTTATTCTTTTAGGTATTCAATTTATTAGAAAGTTTCTTAAACATAATATAGAAAACACGGTCGTAAGATATAAATCTCAAAAAGGAATTGAGATTATTGGTTATGTGGTGCTAATCATGCTCTCTTTTTTTTATTTCTCCGGCTCTATTAAAGACTTTACACTTGCCATTGGTTTATTTACTGCAGGAATTGCTTTTACGTTACAAGAATTAATATTAAGTATTGCAGGATCGGTTTATATTTTTGTGGTTAAAGTATATAAGCCTGGTGACAGAATAGAAATTAACGGGATTAAAGGCGATGTCATTGATGTGGATAGTATTTATACCACAATGATGGAAATAGGCCAATGGGTGACTAGCGATAATTATAGTGGTAGAATAGTAAAACTAAGTAATGCTTTCGTATTTAAAGGTCCTATTTATAATTATTCTCAAGATTTTCCTTTTATCTGGGACGAGTTTAACTTACCCATTAGATATGAATCTGACGTAGACTTGGCAAAGACCATTGTAATAAAGATTGCTTCAGAAATACTTTCAGAATATACTGCTAATTCAAAAGCACAATGGAGTGAAATAGTTAATAAATATTACATTGAAGATGCACAATTGGATCCCACTTTAGCCATTAAATTGACAGATAATTGGATTGAATTTAATTTACGTTATATCGTTGATTATAAGAAAAGAAGAATTACAAAACACAGTTTAAATGATCGTATAAGAAAAGCATTTGAAGCAACCAACGGCAAAGTTATTTTAGCGTCTTCTACTTTAGAACTTATAAAAATACCAGAATTGAAAATTGATTTGAAGCAAACTAACACTTAAATATGTTCACTTTTAAAAACTTCAATATTGCCGATTGGTTTTCTTTTTATAGACTATTTGCTGCCCCTTTTTTATTACTTTTTATTTGGTTCGATTTGCGTTTAATTTTCACATGGTTTTTACTCATTAGCTATTTAACAGATGCTATTGATGGCTTTTTAGCACGAAAATTAAAAATCACGAGCTCTCGAGGGTCACAATTGGATTCTTTTGGCGATCAAATTACACTTGTTATTGGACTCACTGGGTTGTTTTATTTTGAAACAGACTTTATTAAGACCAATCTTATTTTAATTTTTATCGTATTTATACCCTATATATTTCAAATGATTATAGCGTTTGTTAAATATGGTAAGGCAACAGCTTTTCATACCTATTTTGCGAAATTTTCTGCAATTGTACAAAGTGTGTTTATTCTATATTCTTTATTTTTTAGTCCAAACTATACCTTGTTTTATATCATGATTGGTATTGGGTTGTTAGAAACATTTGAAGAAGTAACACTTATTTTTATTTACGATTCTTGGACATCAGATGTGAAAGGTCTTTATTGGGCGTTAAAAGATAAAAGAAGACTCAAGAAGCAGTATAAAGAAGACTAATATGAGAAGTTATTCCATCTTTACTATTTTACTCCTATGTCTAGCGATTTTAATTGTAGATATTGTTGCCTTTTATTGGCTGGGCTCCATAACCGCATTGGTTTCAATACCATTTAAAAATAGCATTAATATTTTATTTTGGGTGTTCTCTATAGGTTTGATGGCTTCAATAATAACCTTAAAGATTAGACTGGATAGCATAGCGCCTAAGCGTAAACAGAAATTGATAACATCATTGTATGGCCTAACAGTAGCCTCTTTTATCCCTAAGATACTTTTCATTATTATCATTACTATATTATATTCGGTAAACTATGTGATTTCAGAAAAAGCCTCCTTAGTAATAGTACCATTGGTTGGTTTGTTTTCTGGGTTTCTCCCTTTTTTTATAATCCTATATGGTGTATTTAGAACGCTGTATCTATTTAAAGTTTATCATATAATAATCAAAGATAAAAAGCTGCCAACAGCCTTTCATGGCTTGCGAATTGTACAAATATCGGATATTCACTTAGGCAGTTTTAATGCCCGATATCATATTTTGGACAAGGCAATAGCTAAGATTAATCACTTACAGCCAGACTATATTTTTTTTACTGGTGATTTAGTGAATAACTATGCTTGGGAATTAAAAGGTTGGAAAAACACATTCAATACATTAGTCGCGGCAAAAGGGAAGTATGCCGTATTAGGAAATCACGACTATGGCGATTATAGCGAATGGAAAACTAAGGAAGAAAAACGAAAGAATTTTGAGGCTATACAACAGTTTTATAAAGCTATTGATTTTAAATTGTTGTTAAATGAAGCTGAGGTTATTGAAAATTCAGGGGAAAATATAGCAATAATAGGTGTCGAAAATTGGGGAAAACCACCATTTAAGCAGTACGGAAATCTTAAAAAAGCAATGGCAGAGGTAGAA
It contains:
- a CDS encoding WG repeat-containing protein, coding for MRKQVILFMVLLFIPLINAAQNTEQLDFISPFSDGVAAIKKGNQWAFIDTDGELILDFRTDLVLTETGRTSYPIFNSNRCLIIKNKAGIPYYGYIDKTGKTVIEPQFLNARPFNENKAIALELVKEDLGKNEILNKEVYQYKYFEVVIDSDGKIKTYLTGPVYIGLSASNLRKPPVISSTFISENLIATRSKDKKWKIKMLNK
- a CDS encoding acetyl-CoA hydrolase/transferase family protein, with translation MKNTTLKLITKQDAVSYVNSGNRVFIQGAAMTPNTLIDALCERYSELDNVEIIQLHTEGTALYTEYPYNKAFKVNSCFVGANVRGAVNSINGDYIPIFLSEVHLLFKRQILPIDVAFIQVSPPDQHGFCSLGTSVDVTLSALEAAKIVIAQINPQVPRTHGDGIIHRRNIDYAIEVNTPLHFTTPGILSTIEEAIGQQVASLVDDGATLQMGIGNIPNAVLANLNHHKRLGIHTEMFSDGILPLIENGSITGEDKKVKQGKIVTCFAMGSQKLYDFVNDNPMVHFKEASYTNDTKLIRKNPKVTAINSAIEIDLTGQVCADTIGKYQYSGVGGQMDFIRGASLSEGGKAIIALPSITAKGFTKIVPFLKEGAGVTTTRAHVHYVVTENGIVDLFGKNLKQRAKALIEIAHPDYQETLEKEAFKRFENLV
- a CDS encoding site-2 protease family protein, whose protein sequence is MKGNLNIGRVLGIKIKIHWTFLFLLLWIALEQIRSQASDEGVLFNLAFVGIVFFCVVLHELGHASVAKRFGVQTKKITLYPIGGVASLERIPEDPKQEFLIAIAGPLVNLILAILLYFAIPISSYTSQSFGELLISLNTFTFQNLLLYTFVANISLFVFNLIPAFPMDGGRIFRALLAMFMDRVKATRVAVVVGQFIAVLLLLIGLLYNPVLIFIALFIFISAYGENKFVKHNALLKDHMVKEAMLTAITTFTPKDTIKDVIDVLLTGSETNFVIVNNDNSVAGILYRDDVIKHSKNRSKSIDEVMTKTHHPILVNSNLKEAYARLVKDKKPFFAVTDKNKLVGAIDFSNISEFIMLESQLHY
- a CDS encoding efflux RND transporter periplasmic adaptor subunit — protein: MRVSLLSFVFLLAIACSKKQDRLLPELREVTASVYSSVTIQPDSMYSVYASVGGILDKHFVAEGDLVTKGDPLMQIINSTPELNTQNARLTLELAKENYSGSATLLESIQDEITAAQLKLKNDSINFFRQKNLWEQNIGSKVEYDNKLLNYKLSQNNLKLLRSRYNSTALELQTTVKRASNNYQTALINTKDFTVKSKIKGKVYALYNEPGESVSTMQPLALIGSETHFVLELLVDEVDIVKISENQKVIITLDAYMGDVFTGAISKIYLKKDERNQTFKVEALFDVPPKIVYPGLSGEANIIVSKKENVLTIPKSYLINSDKVKTENGLVTITKGLENLEYVEVISGITEDTYIYKPE
- a CDS encoding FtsX-like permease family protein; this translates as MVNWKIILNIAKTHLLTKFKQTAIAALGVTFGIGAYITLVSFMTGLNAMLDNLILNQTPHIHIYNEIEPSKKQPVAVYDAFKNSFNVVHSIKPKQSQKKIHNALPIIHLLNKNPDVKGAIPQIKTQIFYIAGSIELGGNLTGIIPIEEAKLFNFKDYIVEGSAEKLQNTDNGILLGAGVAKKMSLSLGDRVQISTIKGDVFPLKIVGIYQSGVADLDAVQSFVNLKTVQRILGEAENYITDINVKLYTIDKALPLAQTIEKQFNLTAIDINSANAQFETGTTIRNLITYAVSITLLIVAGFGIYNILNMLIYEKMNDIAILKAIGFSGKDVQYIFMSQAIIIGLVGGLLGLLIGFVFTNIINTIPFKTEALPTVKTYPINFSGWFYIIGIVFAMVSTFFAGYLPSRKAKNIDPVKIIRGQ
- a CDS encoding DUF2892 domain-containing protein codes for the protein MKKNMGKADRVIRFIVAAIVIVLFATQVISGALGIVLLVFSGIFLLTSFVSFCPLYVPFGIRTCSEKEG
- a CDS encoding arsenate reductase family protein, whose amino-acid sequence is MGEIATSNRQITLYYNSNSVRAKQTLAYAQAEGIPILPIDILKQKLTGTQITELAERLKIKIEDFVNQEHPSYNSKFEQHQLSSDDWIKMIQQNPDIMKQPIALRGDKTILIETPTDIIKI
- a CDS encoding DnaJ C-terminal domain-containing protein, producing the protein MAFIDYYKVLGIPKNATDKDIKKAYRKLARKYHPDLNPNDKEAEKQFKAINEANEVLSNPENRNKYDAYGEHWKNSEAYEQAKQQQEYQRRAQTASGGGFEQDFSDIFGSMFGGGSSRSSNVKYRGHDLNAELQLDLKDVYTSHKRTLTVNDKNIRITIPAGVENGQIIKIAGHGGKGFNGGPNGDLFIQFSIVNHSKFKRDKDNLYTTVDLDLYTALLGGSIMVDTFTGKVKLTIKPETQNGSKVKLKGKGFPKYKKEGQFGDLYITYDINIPTKLSSKEKELIEELQKLR
- a CDS encoding chaperone modulator CbpM; protein product: METDDLISIQQFCLHHNVPNTFIDSLHNYELIEIVVTNNERYIKIKQINDLERMMRLHFELDLNFEGLDVVDNLLKQVVTLQHQIKDLKNRLRLYEDE
- a CDS encoding mechanosensitive ion channel family protein, whose protein sequence is METIKQWLYENPTFYSVIKYLLIVALILLGIQFIRKFLKHNIENTVVRYKSQKGIEIIGYVVLIMLSFFYFSGSIKDFTLAIGLFTAGIAFTLQELILSIAGSVYIFVVKVYKPGDRIEINGIKGDVIDVDSIYTTMMEIGQWVTSDNYSGRIVKLSNAFVFKGPIYNYSQDFPFIWDEFNLPIRYESDVDLAKTIVIKIASEILSEYTANSKAQWSEIVNKYYIEDAQLDPTLAIKLTDNWIEFNLRYIVDYKKRRITKHSLNDRIRKAFEATNGKVILASSTLELIKIPELKIDLKQTNT
- a CDS encoding CDP-alcohol phosphatidyltransferase family protein, which gives rise to MFTFKNFNIADWFSFYRLFAAPFLLLFIWFDLRLIFTWFLLISYLTDAIDGFLARKLKITSSRGSQLDSFGDQITLVIGLTGLFYFETDFIKTNLILIFIVFIPYIFQMIIAFVKYGKATAFHTYFAKFSAIVQSVFILYSLFFSPNYTLFYIMIGIGLLETFEEVTLIFIYDSWTSDVKGLYWALKDKRRLKKQYKED
- a CDS encoding metallophosphoesterase; this translates as MISEKASLVIVPLVGLFSGFLPFFIILYGVFRTLYLFKVYHIIIKDKKLPTAFHGLRIVQISDIHLGSFNARYHILDKAIAKINHLQPDYIFFTGDLVNNYAWELKGWKNTFNTLVAAKGKYAVLGNHDYGDYSEWKTKEEKRKNFEAIQQFYKAIDFKLLLNEAEVIENSGENIAIIGVENWGKPPFKQYGNLKKAMAEVEAITFKILLSHDPSHWDEEIINKTNIALTLSGHTHGMQAGFQFKKRQWSPIKYKYKHWAGLYKEQNQYLYVNRGLGWLGFPGRLGMRPEITCIELKKTV